The sequence below is a genomic window from Pongo abelii isolate AG06213 chromosome 12, NHGRI_mPonAbe1-v2.0_pri, whole genome shotgun sequence.
aatgatttttttttcttttttcttgaaaccTGGGCGTTTTGGGGGTTATGCTATGATCTGGAGCTTATTTAAATCTTCTATTATAGCGGCCTCTGCTGCACCACCCTGTCTTGGGAGGAGGTGCTCCTCACGTGGCCTCCATTGACATTGTGGGGTGGAGGCATCTTACCACTGGAAGGTGATGAATGTCACAGTTCTTACTCAACCTTGACAACCTCAGTGGGGAGAGAGCAGTGCCTGATTATCCCCTGGGTGGTggatggggtgggtgggtgtTCAGGCTCCCAGGTGGCCTCTGCTGATGCTCATTGCTGACCTGCAGGGATGACTGTCTGCTCCCCACCGCACCTTCTCTGACACCATCCTGTTGTTCAGGGTGGTGTCTCCTGACAGCAGACTGAGGGGGGCCATCTAGCTCTCCACTCCCCTTTGCTGTTGGGGTTAGAGTTGGGGCCACAGTCTTTTCTGTGGCGTTTGGTTATAGTGGGGCGGTTATAGTCTAaaaggttttggttttttggcTTCTCTCCTACAGTCACCATGTAACAAATGCAGACATCTCTGAGATCACCATGCAGTGAGGAAGtccaagatggtggcaggaaGAGGCCACATGGAAAGGGCTAAAAAAGGGGCCAGCCTCAGTCATCCCGGCTGAGCACCTGGCTGGGAATAAAAGAGGACTCCGTGGATGTCCAGCCCAGTAAGATGACCTCAGCCCCAGCCACCAACTGACCACGCACACAAGACATAGTGAGGCTGCCTGCTGGAGCCTGGCCAGTGGGACTGTAGAGTAACTCATTGTCGTAAGCCAATACTTTTGTGGGTGATTTGTTTCATAAAGTGGCCTCCAAAAGAGAAATTGGGGGTATAGAGTTTCTAGGTACTATCTTGTGCATTCATTGTAGTTGTAATCATTGataatttatttgtgtgtttttcctGAAAGTTTTATAACAACATGATTTATAgtgtataaaataaacatatcccTACACCCAAcaaacttgccttttttttttttttttttgagacagggtctcattctgttgcccaggctggagtacagtggcatgatcatggttcactgcagcctcaaccttttgggctcaagcaatcctcctacctcagcctcccaagtagctgggactatgggcatgtgtcACAGCACCcagctatttatttcttttttgagacggtttcactcctgtcacccaggctggagtgcagtggtgcaatagctcactgcaacctctacctcctgggctcaagcagttctgctGCCTTAGTcccctgactagctgggactataggcacatgccactgcacctggctaatttttgtatttttttagaggcgaggtttcgtcatgttgccttGGCTGTtgttaaactcctgagctcaagtggtcctcctgccttggtctcccaaactgttgggattacagatgtgagccactgcacctggctaatttttgtatttttttgtagagatgggttttcaccatgttacccagctggtctcgagcttctgggctcaagtcatttgcctgtctcagcctcccaaagtgctgggattacaggcatcactGCACCCCGCCTAAAAGtgccttaattttaaaagaaatacaggttttattttatatatgtctaGTATattcttaggatttttttttaaccaataagaACCCCTACCAACTATCCCCCAAGATATAGAATTTATAACCCTATGTGATGACTGTATGTTTTGAACCAAAACCAGGTATGATGAATGGCTAACAGCTCAGGGGCCCTGGAGACACAAGGAAGCCTcactggtgagaggtgactgcCTGTGGGCCGCACAGTTTCCTGGAAAGGCAGTGAGAGCATCTGGTACCTCCAGACACTGCAGAAACAGTGTCACAGAAACATCTCAGAGGCGTCACTTCTCTTTATCAAGATTTTAAAGTgatttcaacattaaaaaaaaacaacaacaatgtaaAGAATTTGAGTGTGGAGTGATGATCATGCTTCCAGGTTTAGGATCAGGCTCTTTCTCCCATTGTCTTGTTGATTTAAGGTGCAGGAACTCCTGGGATGGTGTTGCCCAGTGACACAATCCCAGTGTGGCCATTTCTGATCCTGAGAAAGCAGTCAGGAGTGGGTGGATGCAGTTACAGTTCATCAAGTCCTGCTAGTTCAAGTCATGAGTCCTGAATTCTCCAGGAGGAGCcactaaagaaatgcaaaagcAGGCAATCCTTGCAATAAAGTGGGATGAGGTTCTTTGGTTGCTGCTGTTATGGGGGTGGAGTGCATGTTGGGGCCTGGGGAGTGAGGCTGAGGGCTCCCCCAGTCTGTCCCTCCCTGAGCCTGAGCTCTTGGTTCCCACCCAGTCCTTTGTTTCTTTCGTCTCTAGGAGCACCTGCACCCCTGGTTTGCAGCATGTCCTAAGATGAGTTACCATGAGCCCCAGGTTCCCATATGTAAAGGATGGGCAGCGCTTCCTCACCTGCTTCTCCACTGAGCCCTTACAGAGCCCTCAGATGGAGACTGCTGCTTTCACGTCTTGCAGGCCAGCAAACTGCCAGTGTGAAGGATGCCCAGGTAACCCGCCCACGCCAGAATGGCCAGGAGATGGTGGAACCAGAATCTAAGCCCACGCCCATCTGACTTCAAAGTCTGTGCTCCTGATGTTTGCACCGAGTCACCTCCTAAGACTTGCTGCAACTGGATCACGTCCATTTACCTATCTCTGAGAGAAATGCaagctttaaaaaaggaaatatttactaTGGATATTTTACAATAGTTCCAAAACATGAAAGCTTTAAATAAGATATTCTTAACCATCCTCACCACATCTTCAGGTTCCCTTACAGCCACTTTGTTTTGATGATTGCCCATTAGAAAAAAAGGCTATGCTTTCTGTAGGTTTTAAAGGAATGGTGGTGAAATAGGGAGCATTCCCTGAGCAGATCCTGCCTGCGGGCACATCTCTGAGCATTGGACCAGGCGAGAAGAGCCCATGTGTTGGCTGCTTTGGGATCCCAGCACTGCCAATGGCAGGTGGGCTGTGACCCAGGGAGAGAACCTAGCCTTTTGCATTCTCTTGCCCCGTTTGAAAATGGAGATGATAGTGGCGCCCCGCTCAGTGTTATTTTGAGGATTCGAATGTGTCTCAGACGTAGTACCTGAAAAAatataagtgctcagtaaatacggttgccagataaaatgcaGGAAacctatttaaatttaagttttggCTGGACAATgaatagaataatttttcttagtaTGAGTATGTCCTTATATTTTATCTGCTAAATTTAGCAACCTCCTCAGTAAATGATCACTACAATTGCAAAAACTCCTTATGACAGATATAGTAAATCTGTAAAGAAATAGGaacttgcatttatttttactaaGCTCTGACTGGTTAAGATAACTGGGCAAGAGAAGACATCTTCGACTAAACTTGCAGCATATAGAGTATAGAGATTCAAATTTGAAGTCCTATAGGACTAGAATGGCCAGAGGTGAACTGTAGTGAGCTTATCTAAAGAGTACCAATTTCAAAAGTTCCTCAGAGACTTAAATGGGCCCACAGACCCCTCCTGTGTCTTTGCATAAGCCAGCTCATTATATCAGTTATAAATTGATTTCCAGAGAAATGTACCCTGGAGGTCCCTCTCCCACTTGAGATAGGACTGGCCAATCCAGATGTCCCCCAGGTGATGTTGGCTCAAATATAGCTCCATAAATTGGAGAATCTATtcaagaaaacaagcaaaactatTTGTGACTGAGTTAGCTAATGCCAGCTGGTATCTTGAACAAACCCAGATCTCTAACATGCTAGTTTATTTCATAGTGTAAAATGTGTGTTACGGATGGGCAGACAGCTCTCATTCAGGCAGTGACAGATGCAAGCTCTTCCCATTTTTGTGGCCCCATTGTATTCAGCTTGTGGCTTCCAAGGTGCCTGGGATCATCTCCACTGAGActaaggaagaggaaagagctTGGACAACTGCACTTGGCTGGTTTTTCTGGATCAGGCAAGGAATTGGCTCCAACACATTAGCTCACATTCCATTGGTTAGAACTGGGTTTCTCAACTATTAGTACAGGGTGAGTGTAGGATTTTGgcaccatgggcatttgagctggcCAAAGGCTAATCAGAGTTAGAACAAAGCCACAAAGCCTGTGAATGGTGTTTATTGTTGTGAGGGGCTGTCTTGTGCATTGTGGAATGTTCAGCAGGATGCTCTCTGGCCTCAGAGACTCACTAGATTCCCATAGaaccctcctctctcctccagttgtgacaaccacagTTGCCTCCTCTCCAGACATTGCTAGATGTCCCCGGGAGGCAAAATTgtcctggttgagaaccactgtgttaGAACTCggtcacatggccacacctaaCTGCGAGGGAGGCTGGAAGATCTAGACGAGTAGTAtcccaggaagaaaataaaactgatttagAGGCTGCTGGCCAGTCACTTTCAGTGACCTTGAGCATACTTATTCCTCTTCAGCTGTCAGGACACTCATGCCTGTTTCTGAGATGTTTTCTGTGTGAGGGGACATAGTGACAAGTGGAGGGGTGACATGTTGGACTTGGGTAGGGTGAAGAGGATTGGAAACCACCATCATGTTTGGCAGCATTGAATGTTTATGACTATTTGAATAGTTGTGACAAGGGTACAGTGAAggaggaaataaacatttttgaatacCCCTTTACAATTTGCAAAGCACTTTTAAAGGTAAGAGTGAGTTCCTAGACCATATTAGGGTGAGAATGGACATTGTTGGCTGCCGTATCACTGGGCAGGGGCTTTGAGATTTTTGTCTTCAAAAGGCAGATTAGATTTGGACTAGAAGGAGAAATGTAAAGACCTGGTATTTGAGTGTGTTTGCAGAGGGGAATTGTCATTTGGAAGCCCAAGAAAGGGGATGGCCCATTGGCACATATGGTACATTGTGTTTTCATATAATTATACCTGAATGAAAGCAAGAGGAAACGTGTAGGAAGCTGTTTACATAGTCCTTTTAATAATGTTTACATGAGTTAATGAACATGCAAACGTATCTGATGAAAACATGTCAGTAGTGAAACAGCCTTGTGAAGAATCAGATCTTACCTCAGGCTGGAAAAAAGGACTGGTTTTCCAAGCTCAAATATTGCAGCCAGTGTGAACAGTAGCACAAATGACTTTGAGCTTTAagacatccatccatccatctatccatcccctCATCCGTCCATCccctcatccatccatctatcccttCTTCCATCActccatccagccatccatcccttcatcaatccatccatcccttcatccatccatccatcccttcatccatccatccatccatcccttcatccatccatcaatccatccatccatccatccatccttccttccattcttccctTCATCCAtgcgtccatccatccatccatccactcattcatcccttcatccatccatccatccatccatccattccttcATCCACTCATCCCTTCATCCATCGTCTACCATTCATTTGccccttcatccatccattcatttatccatccatccatccatttacatccatccatccctttatccgtccattcactcattcatccctttatccatctatccattcctccatccatccatccatccatccatttatctattcatcccttcatccattcttccatccattcatccattcatcttttcattcatccatccattgctcactccatccatccattgctccatccaaccatccatccatccattcatcccttcatccatccatccattcatcccatCATCCATCGAtcacttcatccatccatcaatccatccatccatccttccttccattcttccctTCATCCAtgcgtccatccatccatccatccattccttcATCCACTCATCCCTTCATCCATCGTCTGCCATTCATTTGccccttcatccatccattcatttatccatccatccatccatttacatccatccatccctttatccatccattcacccattcatccctttatccatctatccattcctccatccatccatccatccatccatccatttatctattcatcccttcatccattcttccatccattcatccattcatcttttcattcatccatccattgctcactccatccatccattgctccatccaaccatccatccatccattcatcccttcatccatccatccatccatccttccatccatccttccattcatCATCCATGTGTTCAGCaagtatttactgaacacctattaTGTGCGAAGCACTCTCCTCAGAACTTAGGAAATACcagtaaacaaaatcaacaacaaTCCTTCACCACCTGGATGTTACAATTtgatgggaagagagaaagaaataaaattggtgAGTGAATCACATAGGTTATTAGAAGGTGATAAAGGTGTAGGTGATAAAGGAGAAGTGCCAGGAGCAAGGATTGGGTACAGTTGTGAATAAGGTGGCCCCAATAGGTTgcactgagaaggtgacatttgcaCAGAGACTTGAAGAAAGCAAGGAGAGAACATGACTGTACCTGGGGAACAGCATTTGTGGAAGatggaacagccagtgcaaaagTTCCAAGGCATGAGTGCCTGGTGCATACACGGAACATCGAGGCCAGGGTGGCAGAAACGCGGTGAGTCCAGGAAGGGAATAGGAAGTAAGTGTAGGAAGGTGTACAGTGGGGTGGTGTGGGGGTGGAATTGTGGCAGCCAGATGGTGTTGGCATAAGGCCTCTTGGCCCTCGTTAGGATTTGATTTACCATGGTGCAACACACCCATgagattggcaaaaattaaaaagtctgacAACAGAAAATCTGGAaatctggtgaggatgtggagcagtgGGAATTCTCCAATACTGCCAGGGGGCATGGGCATCAATCCCACCACACTGGAAGGCAAAGGGGCATTCTCAGTAGAACTGAAGATGTGCCCATCCTTGACCCCACAGTTCCAGCCGTGGGCATGCGAATGAATGTGCACACGTGTTGACTGCGGCGTTTGTTTGTAATTATGAAAACATCTAAGTTTCCATCTATGGGAGAGGGGATAATGTGGGAGTGCCCTACAGTGGAGTTCTAGAGAGCAGTAAAAATAAATGGACTAGAGCTGTACACGTCAAAATGGATGAAGATAAAAGACATAAGGATGGGAGAAGAACACCTGGCCACAGAAGTATATGTCCAATATGATGCTGGTGTATCCAGAGTGTTCAAACAAACAACACAACACTACTCATTGTTTCCAACATGAGTATGAAAGTATGGAGCAGTGTGGAGGGCCAGAAGTGCTGAGTCCAGATGGTTACTTCTCCAGGCGGGGGCCGAGGACCAGGGCTGGAGGTTTACTCCAGGAGCTTCAGTGGTGCATGCCGAATGTGCTGTTTCTTGGGCTGGGGGACAGAGATGTGCATGCTGTTATACACTCtatattgaaatgattatataacAATATACTAATTTATCATGTAATAAAtttgaccagaaaaaaaaaaactgttctgtGGCTGCTTCCATGACTGGATTTCACGTTGTAGGTTTCTAAGCAGAGAGTCCAAGAAAACCAAAGGAGCGGCGGAAGGATAAGCCTCCCGGGTGTTCTGGGAGTGTCCCTTTGCCCTTTGCTTGGGCTCTTCTGTTAGCGTCGAGAAAACCTGGGATTTGTGACAACTGGAGTCAACCTGGGATCCTGGCACCAAATGCCAGCAGGAACAATCCTCATCTCAGAAGTTGAGATGGGGTTCTTTCTGGAACATGAGTGCAGTTCGAGAGCTTCAGGTAGAAAGCCCAGTCGTCCTTACCCTGCGTGGCCCACCCAGGATCTTGAACGGGGTCAGCCTCAGGGAGCTATGAGCCTGGTGTCTGAGACACAGCTTGGGCCTTTGTATTGCTGGAAGCACAGGGAACCCTGAGGGTTGATCAACTGCCCAGCAAAGACAAACTGGCATGCTCGTCAGTGTGAGAACAAAGCCACAAGACCTAGGAGTGGCTTTCTGCAGATCTgctgtttttcaaaaaaacttgTGCTTGAATgtgtataacataaaatttaccatttaagccttttgtgtgtgtgtgtgtgtgtgtgtgtgtgtgtgtgtgtgtgtgtgtgtcttgagatggtgtcttgctctgtggcctggctggagtgcagtagctcactgcaacctccacctcccaggttcgagcgattctcctgcctcagcctcccgagtagctgggattacaggcaccagccactacacccagctaattttttatatttttggtagagatggggttttaccatgttggctaggctggtctcgaactcctgacctcgtgatccacctgcctcagcctcccaaagtgctgggattacaggcatgaaccaccacgcctggcccatttaagccatttttaaatggacaatctgtggcattaagtgcattcacgttgtgccaccatcaccatcatccacctctggaactttttcatcttccctaaTGGAAACTCTGCCCATTAaacagccactccccattcccctcccgcgcagtccctggcaaccacccttCTACTTCCTGTCTCCACAAAcgtgactactctaggtaccacATATAAGCAGAATCATACAGGATTTGTCTTTTTGTATCAGATCTGGGGTTCGTATGCTGAAGGAAACGGCATGCAAACTCTTTTGTGTGAGTGGAGAGAGGACCTGTGTTTTGAGTGTCAAAGGAGTTTCTGCCCCAAGAGGTCTTAGAGTTACCAGGGTGGATCCTTGACTTTTTGGAGGAACGTGTCAGAAGATGTGCTCACTCACATCCCTGAATTCATGGATATTGCCAATGTGAGAATGGCAAACCCAGGGCCTAAGTGTGGCCACTCTTCACGCAGCCCTGGTGGAGCCTTACTGCTGctcagaatccttttttttttttttttttttgagacagagtctcgctgtgtcgcccaggctggagtgcagtggcacggtctcggctcactgcaagctccgcctcccgggttcacgccattctcctgcctcagcctcccccacccgagtagctgggactacaggcgcctgccaccacgaccgcctaattttttgtaatttttagtagagatggggtttcaccgtgttagccaggatggtctcaatctcctgacctcatgatccacccgcctcggcctcccaaagtgctgggattacaggcgtgagccaccgcacccggcccagaatCCTTCTTAACACGGTGTGCCGGCAGCCACAGCCACCTGAtaggaaacatttgccatctGTGGTCTGTGGCATGTAAGTTACTTTGAAAACTGGAGGTAACACAGTCTGAAGCATTTACATGACTTCTTTGTGTCCTTAAGGTAAGTCAGCGGATGTGTGACAAGTGCTTGGAACCTCCCCGGCTGGGGGCTCCCTTGCCTAGAGACCAGCTCCTACCCATGCCATGCCTGTCTTCCAGAGCCCGTGACTCCAGCTCTCATTCCACGAAGAGGACACACTTCATTTCTCCTggatgttttttgttattgttgtttatttgtttgttttgagacagtgtcttgctgtgtcacccaggctggagtgcagtggtgcaatcatagctcaccacagcctcggcttccagggctcaagtgatcctcctgcctcgacctcccaaagtgctggaattactccAGCCTCTCCTGGGTCGTTGAAGTCTGTGCCTGCCCAGGGCTGATGCTCAGCTAACCAGAAGTTTTCTGGGCAGTGTGAGTAGTTTTTCACTCTCCCCTCGAGCGGTGATGCTAAGTCCCCTTTATGGAGTTTGCTGTTCATTTCTCTGCCCACAGGGATTAGAACTTGATAGCAAAGAGGAGTAGGGCATCAGGCACTGGCTGGGCCCGCACGAGGTGTGCATTTAACCCTGAGCACGCCCTGAGGAAGCAGCTGTGCTTCAGGCTCCTTGTGACATGAGGAAGAAGCTGAGAGGCGGAGGCGAGCAACGTGTCTGAGGCCGCAGAGCCGCCAAGAGACCAAGGAGCAAAGCCACGGCACCTGTCCCGCTCCCTTTTTTCAGTCAAGTATGAGGAAAATAGTGAGGAAAGTTATTCTTATGTGGAGCAGGACAACAAAAACCCATAAACAACCTTCTCATGTCGGCTCGGAATTGATGGTCATCTGGCTGGTAATGGGATTTTACTCTTGTGTTCTTGAAAGCTCTGCCAGGAAAACCTCACTAGAATGGCCTGGAAGCTTCTGGAAAATAAGGATTTGTAGACCCGTCCCCACCCCTGCCTATCCTGTCAGAATCTGTGGTAGAGTAGGGAGTAGGCCaaggaatttaaaattttcacaaGATTCCTGGGCACTCCTCTAATCATGCCTGGAGAAACACTCTGCAGACCCTCAGCTTTTTAACGGAGGtagtgatattgtttggctgtgtccccacccaaatctcatcttgaattgtaatccccatcaTCCCCAttatccccacatgtcaagggagaaaccaggtggaggtaattgaatcgtgggcgcggtttcccccatgctgttctcctgagagtgagtgagtgagttctcacgaggtctgatggttttataagtgtttggtagtttcTCCTGCGTTcattctccctcctcctgccctgtGGAGAAGGTGCctggcttcccctttgccttccgccatgattgtaagtttcctgaggcctcccagccatgctgaactgtgagtcaatgaaacctctttcctttctaaattactcggtctcgggcagttctttatagcagtgtgagaacagcctCATACAGGTGGAAGTGTGGCTTTGAAACCTGCATTTTAGACAAGATTCCTCAGCTGATTCTTAAGCACACACCACTTGTGAGCCACCGTCTTCAGGCGCTTATCAGGCACTCAGTGGCAGCGGTTTCGTTTTTCCTGACATTTTGTGCTTTTCGCTAGTCATGGCCATACGGTGATGAAAAGTGGCCATTTTATGATAGAATGGAGGTCCTAACTGTTGGGGACATTGCAGGAACTGCAGGAATTAACCTATCACATGTTTCATTGAAAAACGTGATGATTTATCATCAAAATGAATAAGTTCTTTCACTTCAGAATGTAAACCATATACTATTAGAACGAaggacatatttaaaaaatactaaattgaAGTGATCTTTGTGTTGTGATGGTGACTGAGTTCTGCTTTGCGTTTTTGTTACCACTTTCATCCTTGAGTTTCTTTGGTCCTGTTCGTTGCCCTGGCTGCAACTtggctttttttctcctctgtaggCAAAGTTCTAGTGCATACAATCCCAACACGATCGTAGTGTTCTGTAAGAGCCTCTGTGCTCCAGCCAGTTGGGGCACCCATCTGGATCTGACTCCCAGCTCTGCCTTTTCCTCCTTCAGGAGGCAGGGAGGCACCGTGCCTGTCCCAGCCGCCTCTAATGACCTCCCTCAGGACTTCTCTAGGTGAGTGACTCAGCATGACTCAGCTTCCAGACTTTTTCTGGGAGCCAGAATATTTTGCCACACAACCAACATAGGGTAAACATTCACACTGCCTGAGTACAATAATTGTAAATTAAACAtgccagggaaaagaaaaaggcctAGATCTCCTCACTCTCAAATGGAGAGATCATCAGCTCAAGAATGAGAACAAGTTGACAAAGCCATCCCCCCCACCACCACTCCGCTCCCTGGGGCTGCCGTGTGGATCTGTTGCTCAGAAGGTGGCCCTGAGAGAGCAGAGAAGACACAGGACGCCAGGGTCTATGTGGAGAGGGGCGGAGGGACGTGTCTCTTCAATTTAAAGATAAAACagatgtggtcccagctactctggaggatgaagcaggagaatcgcttgaaccaaggaggcagaggttgaagtgagccaagatcgtgccactacactccagcctgggtgacagagtgagaccctgtctccaaaaccaaTAAGATAGAGTGCTAAGAAGGAAACGGCTCTGTTTGTTTGAAGTACTTGCCACCGTGGCTGGATCACCTTTATGTGTTTGCAGGGAGCAGTACCGTTATTCCCAATTTTTAAGTTTGGTGGagtttccccttctttttctttctcagccgCGTGGAGTTATGGCAATTGAGAAAGGCCAGGGCAGATGCTGACATTTGGCAGCCTCCACAAATGGGATTTCAGTGCTGTGAGTCCTGTGGTGGGGCCATCCTGGCCCCGCTCTTTGGAACGTAGCTGCTGGGAGCACCTCTTGCCTCTGTGTTCCTAGGCTCGTGGTGTTATGCCTCTGGGAAAGGGCAGTCTCTTAGAAGCAGCTCGTGTGGGCTGGCTTTCTCATCTGAGATGGCTTCTTGGCATTTGGTGTTCATGTGACAACGCACACTGTATTCCCCGCCTTTCAGAGTCTGGAGTTTTCTTCCCCTGAAGTAGTTTTTTCTGCTTTGGAAGATGTTGCTTTTTAG
It includes:
- the LOC100939321 gene encoding putative proline-rich protein 21, whose amino-acid sequence is MTLSFKTSIHPSIHPLIRPSPHPSIYPFFHHSIQPSIPSSIHPSLHPSIHPFIHPSIHPFIHPSIHPSIHPSFLPFFPSSMRPSIHPSTHSSLHPSIHPSIHSFIHSSLHPSSTIHLPLHPSIHLSIHPSIYIHPSLYPSIHSFIPLSIYPFLHPSIHPSIYLFIPSSILPSIHPFIFSFIHPLLTPSIHCSIQPSIHPFIPSSIHPFIPSSIDHFIHPSIHPSILPSILPFIHASIHPSIHSFIHSSLHPSSAIHLPLHPSIHLSIHPSIYIHPSLYPSIHPFIPLSIYPFLHPSIHPSIHLSIHPFIHSSIHSSIHLFIHPSIAHSIHPLLHPTIHPSIHPFIHPSIHPSIHPSIHHPCVQQVFTEHLLCAKHSPQNLGNTSKQNQQQSFTTWMLQFDGKRERNKIGE